DNA from Microbacterium foliorum:
CCGCAATCCGCTCGACATCCTCGCGCAGCAGACCGTGGCGGCCTGCGCGCTCGGCGAGATCAGCGTCGAGGAGTGGTTCGAGACCGTTCGCCGGTCGGCGCCGTTCCAGTCGCTGCCCCGCTCGGCCTACGAGGCGACGCTCGACCTGCTCGCCGGGCGATTCCCCTCCGACGAGTTCGCCGAGCTGCGACCGCGCCTGGTGTGGGACCGCGACGCGGGCACCCTGACCGGCCGTCCCGGCGCGCAGCGCATCGCCGTGACCAGCGGTGGAACCATCCCCGACCGCGGACTGTTCGGCGTGTTCGTCGCCGGCGAGTCGACGGGCGCCCGTGTGGGCGAGCTCGACGAAGAGATGGTCTATGAGTCCCGCGTCGGCGACGTGTTCACCCTGGGCACGACGAGCTGGCGCATCGCCGAGATCACCCACGACCGGGTGAACGTGATCCCCGCATACGGACAGCCGGGCAAGGTGCCCTTCTGGCACGGCGACGGCATCGGCCGGCCGTTCGAGCTGGGCGAGGCGCTGGGCCGGTTCTCGCGGGAGGTCTCTGCGGCGACGCCCGAGAAGGCCGCCCAGCGACTCATCGAGGCCGGGCTCGACGAGCAGGCGAGGATGAACCTGATGGCCCATCTCACCGAGCAGCGGGAGGCGACGGGCACGCTGCCCACCGACCGCACGCTCACGGTCGAGCGCGGTCGCGACGAGGTCGGCGACTGGCGGGTCATCCTCCATTCCCCGTACGGCATGAAGGTGCACGCGCCGTGGGCTCTCGCGATCAACGCGCGAATCCGCGAGCGGCTCGGCGTCGAGGGGTCGGCCGTGGCGAGCGACGACGGCATCATCGTGCGCATCCCGGATGCCGAGGCGGAGCCCCCCGGAGCCGAGCTCTTCGTGTTCGACCCCGACGAGCTCGAACAGCTGGTCACGCAGGAGGTCGGCGGGTCGGCGCTGTTCGCGTCGCGATTCCGCGAGTGCGCCGCACGGGCCCTGCTGATGCCGCGCATGAATCCGAACAAGCGCACGCCGCTGTGGCAGCAGCGTCAGCGCTCCGCGCAGCTGCTCGAGGTCGCGAGGCGCCACCCGACGTTCCCGGTGATCCTCGAGACGCTGCGCGAGGTGCTGCAGGACGTGTACGACCTGCCCTCGCTGCGCCGGCTCGCGGTGTCGATCGCCGATCGGCGCATCCGACTGGTCGAGACGCAGCCCGCGCAGCCGTCGCCCTATGCCCGTGATCTGCTGTTCGGCTACGTCGGCGCGTTCATGTACGAGGGCGATTCGCCGCTCGCCGAGCGCCGTGCGGCCGCCCTCTCGGTCGACCCGGCCCTGCTGGGCGAGCTGCTCGGCACGGTCGAGCTCCGCGAGCTGCTCGACCCCGAGGTGATCGCCCAGTTCGAGCGTGAGGCGCAGCGCCTCGATCCCGACCGTCGGGCGCGCGGACTCGAGGGCGTGGCCGATCTGCTGCGCATGCTCGGCCCGATGGATGCGGCAGAGATCGACGCGCGCCTCGACCCCGAGACCGGATCGGCGGCGGAGCATCTCGACGCACTCGTCTCGGCACGACGGGCGATCCCGGTCACCGTCGCCGGCACCACGAGAATCGCCGCGATCGAAGACGCCGGGCGGCTGCGCGACGCACTCGGCGCCGCACTGCCGACGGGGATACCCGTCGCCTTCCTCGAGCCGCTCGCAGATCCGCTCGGCGACCTCGTCGCACGCTACGCACGCACCCACGGCCCGTTCACGACGACCGCGATCGCGACCAGGTTCGGTCTGGGCGCGGCTGTCGCGCGGCACACGCTGCAGCGCCTCGAGCACTCCGGCAGACTCACGAGCGGCTTCTTCCTGCCCGACCCTTCGGCGGGCTCGGGGAGCGGTTCGGGGGACGACACAGAGTGGTGCGACAGCGAGGTGCTGCGCCGCCTGCGGATGCGCTCGCTCGCCGCCATCCGCGGCAGCGTCGAACCGGTGTCACCGGAGGCGTTCGCGCGGTTCCTCCCCGACTGGCAGCACCTCGGCCGCCCTCTCGAGGGGGTCGACGGGGTGCTCGCCGTGATCGAGCAGTTCGCGGGGGTGCCGATCCCGGCGAGCGCCTGGGAGTCGCTCGTGCTGCCCTCCCGGGTGCGCGACTACTCCCCTGCTCTGCTCGATGAGCTCACCGCGGCGGGCGAGGTCATCTGGTCGGGACACGGCACGCTTCCCGGTCGCGACGGCTGGGTGTCGCTGCATCCTGCAGATCTGGCGCCCTTCACGCTGCCCGAGCCCGATGACGAGCTCGCCGCCGACTCCCTCGAGGCGCGGGTGCTCGACGCTCTCGGCGCCGGCGGCGCCTACTTCGCGGGCCAGCTCAGAGACATGGTCGCCGCCGACAACGAGCAGTCGGTGCTCGAGGCGCTGTGGAACCTGACGTGGTCCGGCCGGGTCACCAACGACACCTTCGCCCCGATCCGCTCGCTGCTGGCCGGCGGCTCGCAGGCCCACCGCGTCACCCGACGCGCGCCGCGCACCCGCACCTACCGGGGGATGTCGCTGACGCGCAGCACGACACCACGCCCCAGCTCCGTCGGCGGGCGATGGTCGCTGCTGCCCACGGTCGAGACGGATGCGGCGCGCAGGGCGACCGTGATCGCCGGGCTGCTGCTCGACCGCTACGGCGTCGTCACCCGCGGAGCCGTGCAGGCCGAGGGCGTGCCCGGGGGGTTCGCCCAGACCTATCGCGTGCTCGCCGGGTTCGAGGAGGCGGGGCACTGCCGTCGCGGGTACGTGATCGAGAAGCTGGGTGCGGCGCAGTTCGCCGCCTCCGCGACCGTCGACCGCCTGCGCACCTTCGCCGGTCTCGCCGATCCGCCACCGCGCACCGCGGTGACGCTGGCGGCCACCGACCCGGCGAACCCCTACGGTGCCGCGCTCGGGTGGCCGAAGCGCGACGAGGTGTCGCATCGACCCGGGCGCAAGGCCGGCGGCCTGGTCGTGCTCGTCGACGGCTCGCTCGTGCTCTACCTCGAACGGGGCGGTCGCACCGTGCTGTGCTTCACCGACGACACCGACGTGCTGCGGGCAGCGGCCGCAGATCTGTCCGCGACCGCCCGGGCACGCCGTCTCGACACCCTCACGGTCGAGAAGGTGAACGGCGACGGCGTATACGGCACCGACCTCGCGGTCTCCCTGCAGGAGGCGGGTTTCGTGGCGACCCCCCGCGGCTACACACTGCGCAAGGCGATCTGACGGGCGCCATGCCGAGTGCTCCTAGGCTGGGTCCATGATCCGCGAATTCGCCGAGGGCGTCCGTCTGCTCCTGCGCGGCTTCGGCACGTGGCGTCGCCGCCCCGGCCTCATGGCGCTCGGGCTCGTGCCCGGGGTGATCGCCGCGATCGTGCTGCTGGCGGGGCTCGTGCCGCTCGCCCTCTCGCTGCCTGTCGTGGCCGACGCCCTGACCCCTTTCGCCGACGGGTGGGCGACCGAATGGCGCACCGCGCTGCGCCTCGCGGTCGGCGTGGTCGTCTTCGCCGCGGCGCTCGCGCTCGCGAGCGCGGTGTTCAGCGCTCTCGCCCTGGCCATCGGAGACCCCTTCTATCAGAGGATCTGGCGCGCGGTCGAGGTCGACCTCGGTGATCCGCCGCCCGCCGACGGCGGTGGCTTCTGGACGGCGGTCGGGGAGGGCATCCGTCTCGTCCTGCTCGGCATCCTGATCGCGGTCCTGGTGCTGCTGCTCGGGATCGTGCCGTTGGTCGGCGGGTTCCTGGGGCCGATCTCCGGAGTCGTGCTGTCGGGGCGCATGCTCGCACGCGAGCTCACCGGGCGGGCCTTCGACGCGCGCGATCTCAGCCCCGCCGACCGCGCGGCCCTGTTCCGCGGAAGCAGGGCGCGGGTGCTGGGGTTCGGCGTCGCGACACAGCTGTGCTTCCTGATCCCCGGCGGTGCGGTGGCCGTCATGCCCGCCGCAGTCGCCGGGGCCACCACGCTGGCGCGCACGATGCTGCAGCGCACTCCCCTCGCCACGGTCCCCGGCTGATGCCCGAGGGCGATACCGTCTTCCGTGCCGCCAGACGCCTCGACGAGGCCCTGGTCGGCGACGAGGTGACCCGCTTCGATCTGCGGGTCCCCCGCTTCGCGACCGCAGACCTCACAGGCCAGCCGATCGTCTCGTCGGTGGCGCGCGGCAAGCATCTGCTGCTGCGCATCGGCGACAGCACGCTGCATTCCCATCTGCGCATGGACGGCGCGTGGCTCGTGTACCGCGCAGGCGAGAGATGGCGGCATCCGGCGTTCAAGGTGCGGGCCGTCGTCGGGACGGCGCGGCACGAGGCCGTGGGCATCGACCTCGCGGAGATCGAGCTGGTGCCCACGCGCGATGAGGAGGAGCTGGTCGGATACCTCGGCCCCGATCCGCTCGGCTCGGACTGGGATGCCGCCGAGGCGGTCCGCCGGGTCGCGGCCGACGCCCGCAGCATCCATGTGGCCCTGCTCGATCAGCGCAACGTCGCGGGCTTCGGCAATGAGTATGCGGCGGAACTCCTGTTCCTGAGAGGAATCCTGCCCACCGCTCCCGCGCCGGAGGTCGATGTCGCCGCACTGATCGAGCTCGGCGTGCGCACGATCCGCGTGAACCGGGATCGACGGCACCGGACGTTCACGGGCGTCGACCGACCGGGGCAGGGCACCTGGGTCTACGGCAGGGCCGGACGCCCCTGTCGCCGCTGCGGAACACTCATCAGACGCGGCGAGCAGGGCGCCGATCCGACCCGCGAGCGCATCACCTTCTGGTGTCCGAACTGTCAGAGATGACCCGCATCCATTCTCGGGAATGAACCGGACCCACCCGTGGTTATTGATATATCCGGAGAACTCCGGAACACGGGGAGGAATCGTGGGAAAGAACTACGTCGACATCGAGAACGACCAGGGAGCCACGCTGCGCTACCGCAAGCACGCGAACGGTCGAGGTCTCGTCGCACACGGCGCGAAGGTCCATCCGAAGGCTCACATCGAGGCGGGCGCGTACATCGAGCCCGGCGCACGCATCGGCGCCGGTGCCACCGTCGCCCGAGGCGCCTGGATCGAACCGGATGCCGTGATCGGCGAGGGTGCGCACGTCGACGCGCACGCACACATCGGCCAGGGTGCCGCCGTCGGCGACGGCGCGCACATCGGCGTCCGCACCGAGGTCGGGGCGGGTGCGCGGATCGTACGCGGCGCACGCATCGGCGACGACGAGACGGTCGCCGCAGGCCTCACCGTCGCCACGGACCCGAAGGGCCTGTGGCTCGCCGCCTGAGACCGGCCGTCCGTCCGCCGATCGGGCGGGTACCCTGAATCACATGGCGACACAGGGACGGCGACCGGCGGGGCGCGCCGGCAAGGGTTCTCCCGTGCGCCGCAACAGAGCAGCGCCCGCCCAACGGTTCCCGCCGCCCAAGCCGCCGAAGAAGACCGCGAAGGTCGTGTTCGACCGGCCGACCGACGCTCCGGAAGAGCCGCGTTCCTTCCGCCTCGGAGTGATCCCCGGTGCCACGCCCGGCAAATGGATCGACGCGTGGAAGCAGCGGATGCCGAATGTGCCGCTCGAGCTCGTGCCGATCGACGTCGCCGATCAGCGCTCCGCTCTCGACGATGTCGACGCGGCTCTGGTCCGTCTGCCACTGACCGATGACGCGATACACGTGATCGCCCTCTACGACGAGACCCCCGTGGTGATCGCATCCCGCGAATCGCATCTTCTCGCCGCCGACGAGCTGACCATCGCCGACCTCGCCGGCGAGATCGTGATCACGCTCTCGGACGATCCGCTCGGCCCCGTCGAGATCCCCGGAGCGCTCGCGCCCCGCTTCGCCGCGATGCCCGTGGCCGACGCCGTGGCGACCGCTGCCGCGGGAACCGGCATCCTGATCGTGCCGCTCTCGTTGGCGCGTCTGCACCGGCGCAAGGACGCCGACCATCGCCCGCTGGCCGACGGGCCTCTCTCGACAGTGGCGCTCGCCTGGCGGCGCGAGCACACCACGGCCGATGTCGACACGTTCGTGGGGATCGTGCGCGGACGGACCTCCAACTCCTCGCGCTGACCTCCGCCCGCCCCGTACCCGCCCCGTGCCCGGTCGACTCGAGACGAAGACCCCTCCGCCTCGTCGTTAGACTCTCGTGGTGGTCTCGCTTCTCTACGTCTGTGTGCGCCCCGAGCTCGGGGCGGCCGACGCCGAGCACGCCTCGTTCCGTCGGGCGCTCGACGTCGACGTCGTCGACCGCCTCGATCTGCTCACCGAACGGCTCGATCCGGCTCGCCTCGCCCGGTACAGCGGCGTCGTGGTGGGGGGCTCGCCCTTCAACGTGAGCGACGCCGAGAAGTCGACGGTGCAGCTGAGGGTCGAGGCCGATCTCGCACAGATCGCCCGGCGCGCCATCGATCAGCAGATCGCCGCGTTCTTCACCTGCTTCAGCATCGGGGTCGTCACTCGGATGCTCGGTGGCGAGGTCGGCTCCGCCACCCCCGAATCGGCGAGCGCCACGGTGATCTCGACGACCGACGAGGGCGCCGCCGACCCGGTCTTCGGCCCGAGCGCCCCCTCGCTGACCGTGTTCACCGCGCACAAGGAGAGCGCGGTGCGCCTGCCCGAGGGCGCCGTGCTGCTCGCGACGAACGAGGCGTGCCCCGTGCAGGCCTACCGGGTCGGCTCGCATCTCTACGCGGCGCAGTTCCACCCCGAGCCCACGCCCCGCGACTTCGCCGATCGCATGACGTTCTATCGCACCACGGGCTACTTCGCCCCCGAGGAGTTCGACATCGTCCAGAGGCAGGTGCTGTCGGCCTCGGTGACGGAGGGGGCGGCCCTGCTCCGCCGCTTCGCCGAGACCTTCGGCTGACCCTCAGCCCTGCAGCAGAGCGATCCGCTCGCGCAGATATGCCTCCAACGGCATCCATCCGCCGGCGGTGCTCCACCGCACCGAGGCCACCCCGTCGATCGTCGAGAGCGGACCGGAGGCGCCCCCGGCGTCCACAGCGTCGACATCGATCACCGTCCAGCCGACATGAGCGACCGCTCCTTCGTCGAATCCGCCCCGCAGCGCCAGAGCCCGCCGTTCCGCGCGATCCCGGGCGGACTCGGCGGTGTATCCCCGGCGTCCGGGATCGGCTGCCCGCAGCACCTCCGCCGTCGCGAGGGCGTGGGTGTCGGTGAGCAGCAGCACTCCGAGGTGCCAGGCGTCTCCGACGCGGACGATGCGCCTGCCGCGCCAGCGGGAGTCGCGCTCCTCACCCAGCCCCTCCTTCGGCACTCCGGCGAGCGCGCCCCGCGCCTGCGAGAGCAGCTGCGACGCCGACGTCCGTGACTCGTGCATCCCTCCAGGGTAGGGGCGCGATTCGCCCGGTGGTCGCATCCACGGCAGAATCGATGCACACCCCTCGAGGAGCCCCCATGTCTCAGCCCGACACCGCCCGCCTGCTCATCGCCTGCGACGATCAGCCAGGTATCGTCGCCGCCGTCGCCGGGGTGCTCTCGACCCACGGCGCCAACATCATCTCGCTCGACCAGCACTCGACCGATTCCGAGGGCGGTCGGTTCTTCCAGCGCACGGTCATCCACCTCCCCGGCCTGTCGGCGGCGCGCCCCGCACTCGAGGCGGACATCGCTCAGGTCGCCGAGCGCTTCGGCATGGAGTGGTCCCTGCACGACACCGCGCGACGCAAGCGCGTCGCGATCTTCGTCTCGAAGTACGACCACTGTCTGCTCGAGCTGCTCTGGCGCACGCAGCGCGGCCAGCTCGACATCGACATCACGATGGTCGTGTCGAATCACCCCGACCTGGCCGAGTCGGTGCGCTCGTTCGGCGTGCCCTTCGTGCACATCCCCTCGGGCGACAAGGAGGCGATGGAGCAGCGCCAGCTCGACCTGCTGCGCGGCAACGTCGATCTGGTGGTTCTTGCGCGCTACATGCAGATCCTCACCGACGACTTCATCACCGGCCTCGGTGTTCCGGTCATCAACATCCACCACTCGTTCCTGCCCGCGTTCATCGGTGCGAACCCGTACGCCAGGGCGAAGGATCGCGGCGTCAAGCTGATCGGGGCGACGGCGCACTACGCGACGGCCGACCTCGACGAGGGCCCGATCATCGAGCAGGACGTCACCCGCGTGACGCATGCCGAGTCGGCCGCTCAGCTGCAGAGCCGCGGTGCGGATGTCGAGCGCCAGGTGCTCGCCCGTGCGGTGCAGTGGCATGCGGAGGACCGTGTGATCGTGCACGGGCGCTCCACCGTCATCCTCTGACCGGCCGGTCGGGCGCACCTCCGGCAGGTCGACTGCTGTTCATGCCCCGCGCGGCACTCCGGCGAGCAGCTCGGCGAAGGCCTCTGCGGCGGTCGGGTAGTCGGCGAGCGGAGCGCCCTGTCCCATCCACAGCGACTGCAGCTCGCCCAGGCCCTGCTCCCCCGCGGCGGTGCGGAACCGCCCGGTGAGCCAGTTCTGCATCGGAAAGGGGGCGATCGTCCCACTCGCCTCGATGGCGCGGACGACGCGGTTGCGGGCACCCCGGGCGAGGCGCCCGCTCATGGCCCGGGTGAGCACGGTCTCGTCGGCGGACGTGGAGCGGATGGCTTGGCGATGCGCGTCGTTCACCGCCGATTCCGCGGTGGCGAGGAATGCCGTCCCCACCTGCACCGCAGACGCGCCGAGGGCGAACGCCGCCGCCACGCCCCGCCGATCGGAGATGCCTCCCGCGGCGATCACCGGCACGTCGACGGCGTCGACCACCTGCGGCACCAGCGCCAGCACGCCCACGAGCGAGTCCTCGGCCCGGCGCAGGAACGACACGCGGTGGCCGCCCGCTTCGAGCCCGGTCGCGACGACGGCGTCGACACCGGAGCCGGCGAGCGCCACGGCCTCGGCGACCGTCGTCGCCGCTCCCACGACACGGATGCCGCGGCCGTGCGCCTCGGCCACGACCGCGTCGGACGGCACGCCGAAGACCACGCTGAGCACGGCGGGCGCGGCCTCCCAGATCGCATCCAGCTGTTCTTCGAGGGCGGGAAGGTAGGCCTGGGGGCGGGCGGGGACATCGAGCCCGACGGCCTCGTAGAACGGCTCGAGCGCCTGCGCGAAGACGGTGTGCTGCGGGCCGGGTGCGACCTCGTCGCCGGTGGGCAGCCAGATGTTCAGCGCGAACGGCCGGGCTGTCGCCGCGCGCAGGTCGTCGACGGTCGAGCGGATGCGGTCGGCGCTGTAGCCGTAAAGACCGAAGCCGCCGAGACCGCCGGCTTCGCTCACCGCCGCAGTCAGCGCCACCGACGAGAGTCCGCCGAACGGACCGAGGAGGATCGGGTGCTCGATGCCGAGCAGTTCACGAAGATCAGCCATGCCACGAGGCTATCCGCCGCGATGCTACGCTCGCCTTCAGGAGGCGCGCATGAGCGAGTGGTTCGGGCAGATGCTCGGCGTCGTCGCGGCCGCCCTCGGGATCGTCGCGGTGCCGGATGCGGCCGCCCTCGGTCTCGCCATCGCCCTGGTCGCCCTCGCGACGCTGACGATCGTCGTCGCGCTGAGCCTGGCGCCCCCTTCCGCGAGCAGTGCGCCGCATCCGCTCAGGGCGATCGACGTCTCCGCGATGCTCGCCCAGAGCGATCCTGATGCCGCCGGTCATCCGCGCCCTCGTGCGCCGGGAGTCGCCGTCGCCGTGTAGTCCCCCCTCGTGCGGGACTGCGCGGCTGTCGCCGACCCTCCCACCACACGAACGGACACCTGCATGGACATCTTCGCCTTCCCTCCACTGACTCTCCTCCTCGACGCCGCCTACGGGGCCCTCGCCGGACTCGCGTCCGCCGTCGAGCCCTTCGCCGGCGCCTCCGCCGCCGCACTGGCCGTGGTGCTCGTCACCCTGATCGTGCGCGCCCTGCTGATCCCCGTGGGGTTCTCGCAGGCCAGAGCGGAGCAGACGCGGGCGCGGCTCGCACCACGGCTCCGCGAGCTCCAGCGCCGCCACAAGAAGAACCCGGAGCGTCTGCAGAAGGAGATGCTCGAGCTGTACCGCTCGGAGAACACGTCGCCCTTCGCGGGCATGCTGCCGGTGCTCGCGCAGGCGCCCGTCGTCGGCATCCTGTACACCCTGTTCCTCCGGCCCGAGATCGCCGGGCACCCGAACGACCTGCTCACGCACGACCTGTTCGGAGCGCCGTTGGGCACCAGCCTCGTCTCGGCGGTCTTCGGCGGCAGCGCGTCGCCGAGCACGCTGGTGGTCTTCGGAGCGCTGATCGTCGTGATGATCGGCGTGGCCGAGATCTCGCGGCGCGTGTTCCGTCCCCTCCCGATGGAGGGCGATTCACCGCTGAACTCCCCGACGATGATGCGCGTCACCGGGGCACTGCACTATCTGACCGCCGTGTTCGCGGCGTTCGTGCCCCTCGCTGCGGCGCTGTACCTCACCGTCACCGTCATCTGGACGCTCGTGCAGCGGGTGCTGCTGCGACGCCGATACCCGCTTCCCGTGCCGGCATCGGTCACCGTGTGAGGCGCAGAGCCTTCAGCCGGGAAGAGGGATCGGTGCGGTGAACGGCCCCGTATCGTCGGCGCCGCCCTCGTCGGCGCCGCCCTCGTCGGGGCCGCCCTCGTCGGGGCCAGTCCCGTCACCCCGACCAGTCCCGTCAGCGGAGCGGGTGCCGACATCGGAGCCGGCGCCGTCACGGCGCGCGTCGGCATCCGCCCGGCGCCGCGCGTGGCGCACACCGAGCGTGGTGCCGATGCTGGCGATGACGACGAGCGCGATCGCCAGCATGCGCAGCGGGGTGGCGTTCTGTTCGAGGATCAGCCATCCCGCCAGCGTCGCGAAGGCCGGCTCGAGGCTCAGCAGCACGCCGAACACGCGCTGCGGCAGGCGTCGCAGCGCCGCGAGTTCGAAGCTGTACGGGATGACCGACGAGAGCACGGCGGTGATCGCGGCGAGCAGCAGCAGCTGCATGTCACCGACCACCGTGACCGCTGCGGGAACGCCGACCGGGATCAGCAGCACCGCAGCGACGGCCAGACCCACGGCGAGGCCGCCGCTTCCGGGGATGAGGGTGCCGACGCGGGCGCTCATCCTGATGTACATCGCCCAGAACGCGGCGGCGATCAGGATCAGCACGAGCCCGATCGGATCCAGCGGCTCGGCCCCGATCAGACCGTCGACGCCCAGCAGCACGATCCCGAGCAGTGCGACCGCGACCCAGGCGGCGTCGGTGAGGCGCCTCGTGAGCACGGCGGCGAGCACCAGCGGCCCGAGGAACTCGATCGCGACCGCCGGGCCCAGCGGGATGCGGTCGATCGCCGCATAGAAGAAACCGTTCATGCCCGCCAGCGACAGCCCGAACAGGGCGGCCGCGATCCACTGGGTGCGGGTCCACCGCGCCGGTCGAGGCCTCGCGATGACGAGCAGCAGCACTGCCGCGATGGCGACGCGCAACGAGGTGACGCCCCAGGGGCCGAGAACCGGGAACAGCTGCGCGGCCACCGCCGCGCCGAACGGCAGGGAGAGACAGGAGCAGACGACGAGCACCACGCCCACGAGCGGACGGGATGACGCGGAGTGCTGCACCCGTCCAGCCTAGGGGTGCCGCCCGCTCGTCAGAGGTGCTTGCCGCCGGTGACCGCGATCACCGCGCCGGAGGTGTACGACGACTCCGCGGACGCGAGGTAGACGTACGCGCCTGCCAGCTCCGCCGGCTGCCCGGCGCGACCGAGCGGGGTGTCGTCACCGAAGGTGTTCAGGCGTTCCTCGCCCCATCCGGTCGCGGGGATCAGCGGCGTCCAGATCGGACCGGGGGCGACGGCGTTGACGCGGATGCCGCGCTCCCCCGCTTCCTCCGCCAGAGCCTTCACGAACGCCACCTGTGCGGCCTTCGTCATGGCGTAGTCGATGAGTCCGGGCGACGGCTCGAACGCCTGGACCGACGAGGTCACGATGATGCTCGACCCCGGAGCCAGATGCGGATACGCG
Protein-coding regions in this window:
- a CDS encoding ATP-dependent helicase, which translates into the protein MSDVLDRFTPATQDWFRGAFPAPTPAQAGAWTAISARKHALVVAPTGSGKTLSAFLWAIDSVFRERGAGAPATVTTPTVTTPTVTTAVTRKDSTAKAATTKDATTKAATAKDGTSRTRILYISPLKALGVDVERNLRSPLIGIGQSARRLGLAAPAVTVGVRSGDTTSSDRRKLVSDPPDILITTPESLYLMLTSRAGETLRDVHTVIIDEVHAVAATKRGAHLAVSLERLDALRRSHGHEEPAQRIGLSATVRPIDEVARFLGGAAPVEIVAPPASKTFELGVVVPMDDMTNPPPPPGAPKGAADGGDAEYTEVTGSVWPHVEEAIVDRILQNKSTIVFSNSRRLAERLTGRLNEIYSERIGVALPDATVPAAMMAQAGATAGADPVLAKAHHGSVSKEQRAQVEEELKSGVLRCVVATSSLELGIDMGAVDLVIQVEAPPSAASGLQRVGRAGHQVGEISRAALFPKHRGDVLHTAIVTERMLAGKIEAIQVPRNPLDILAQQTVAACALGEISVEEWFETVRRSAPFQSLPRSAYEATLDLLAGRFPSDEFAELRPRLVWDRDAGTLTGRPGAQRIAVTSGGTIPDRGLFGVFVAGESTGARVGELDEEMVYESRVGDVFTLGTTSWRIAEITHDRVNVIPAYGQPGKVPFWHGDGIGRPFELGEALGRFSREVSAATPEKAAQRLIEAGLDEQARMNLMAHLTEQREATGTLPTDRTLTVERGRDEVGDWRVILHSPYGMKVHAPWALAINARIRERLGVEGSAVASDDGIIVRIPDAEAEPPGAELFVFDPDELEQLVTQEVGGSALFASRFRECAARALLMPRMNPNKRTPLWQQRQRSAQLLEVARRHPTFPVILETLREVLQDVYDLPSLRRLAVSIADRRIRLVETQPAQPSPYARDLLFGYVGAFMYEGDSPLAERRAAALSVDPALLGELLGTVELRELLDPEVIAQFEREAQRLDPDRRARGLEGVADLLRMLGPMDAAEIDARLDPETGSAAEHLDALVSARRAIPVTVAGTTRIAAIEDAGRLRDALGAALPTGIPVAFLEPLADPLGDLVARYARTHGPFTTTAIATRFGLGAAVARHTLQRLEHSGRLTSGFFLPDPSAGSGSGSGDDTEWCDSEVLRRLRMRSLAAIRGSVEPVSPEAFARFLPDWQHLGRPLEGVDGVLAVIEQFAGVPIPASAWESLVLPSRVRDYSPALLDELTAAGEVIWSGHGTLPGRDGWVSLHPADLAPFTLPEPDDELAADSLEARVLDALGAGGAYFAGQLRDMVAADNEQSVLEALWNLTWSGRVTNDTFAPIRSLLAGGSQAHRVTRRAPRTRTYRGMSLTRSTTPRPSSVGGRWSLLPTVETDAARRATVIAGLLLDRYGVVTRGAVQAEGVPGGFAQTYRVLAGFEEAGHCRRGYVIEKLGAAQFAASATVDRLRTFAGLADPPPRTAVTLAATDPANPYGAALGWPKRDEVSHRPGRKAGGLVVLVDGSLVLYLERGGRTVLCFTDDTDVLRAAAADLSATARARRLDTLTVEKVNGDGVYGTDLAVSLQEAGFVATPRGYTLRKAI
- a CDS encoding EI24 domain-containing protein encodes the protein MIREFAEGVRLLLRGFGTWRRRPGLMALGLVPGVIAAIVLLAGLVPLALSLPVVADALTPFADGWATEWRTALRLAVGVVVFAAALALASAVFSALALAIGDPFYQRIWRAVEVDLGDPPPADGGGFWTAVGEGIRLVLLGILIAVLVLLLGIVPLVGGFLGPISGVVLSGRMLARELTGRAFDARDLSPADRAALFRGSRARVLGFGVATQLCFLIPGGAVAVMPAAVAGATTLARTMLQRTPLATVPG
- a CDS encoding DNA-formamidopyrimidine glycosylase family protein, with amino-acid sequence MPEGDTVFRAARRLDEALVGDEVTRFDLRVPRFATADLTGQPIVSSVARGKHLLLRIGDSTLHSHLRMDGAWLVYRAGERWRHPAFKVRAVVGTARHEAVGIDLAEIELVPTRDEEELVGYLGPDPLGSDWDAAEAVRRVAADARSIHVALLDQRNVAGFGNEYAAELLFLRGILPTAPAPEVDVAALIELGVRTIRVNRDRRHRTFTGVDRPGQGTWVYGRAGRPCRRCGTLIRRGEQGADPTRERITFWCPNCQR
- a CDS encoding DapH/DapD/GlmU-related protein, producing the protein MGKNYVDIENDQGATLRYRKHANGRGLVAHGAKVHPKAHIEAGAYIEPGARIGAGATVARGAWIEPDAVIGEGAHVDAHAHIGQGAAVGDGAHIGVRTEVGAGARIVRGARIGDDETVAAGLTVATDPKGLWLAA
- a CDS encoding LysR substrate-binding domain-containing protein, whose product is MATQGRRPAGRAGKGSPVRRNRAAPAQRFPPPKPPKKTAKVVFDRPTDAPEEPRSFRLGVIPGATPGKWIDAWKQRMPNVPLELVPIDVADQRSALDDVDAALVRLPLTDDAIHVIALYDETPVVIASRESHLLAADELTIADLAGEIVITLSDDPLGPVEIPGALAPRFAAMPVADAVATAAAGTGILIVPLSLARLHRRKDADHRPLADGPLSTVALAWRREHTTADVDTFVGIVRGRTSNSSR
- a CDS encoding glutamine amidotransferase-related protein, which produces MVSLLYVCVRPELGAADAEHASFRRALDVDVVDRLDLLTERLDPARLARYSGVVVGGSPFNVSDAEKSTVQLRVEADLAQIARRAIDQQIAAFFTCFSIGVVTRMLGGEVGSATPESASATVISTTDEGAADPVFGPSAPSLTVFTAHKESAVRLPEGAVLLATNEACPVQAYRVGSHLYAAQFHPEPTPRDFADRMTFYRTTGYFAPEEFDIVQRQVLSASVTEGAALLRRFAETFG
- the purU gene encoding formyltetrahydrofolate deformylase, which encodes MSQPDTARLLIACDDQPGIVAAVAGVLSTHGANIISLDQHSTDSEGGRFFQRTVIHLPGLSAARPALEADIAQVAERFGMEWSLHDTARRKRVAIFVSKYDHCLLELLWRTQRGQLDIDITMVVSNHPDLAESVRSFGVPFVHIPSGDKEAMEQRQLDLLRGNVDLVVLARYMQILTDDFITGLGVPVINIHHSFLPAFIGANPYARAKDRGVKLIGATAHYATADLDEGPIIEQDVTRVTHAESAAQLQSRGADVERQVLARAVQWHAEDRVIVHGRSTVIL
- a CDS encoding NAD(P)H-dependent flavin oxidoreductase, with translation MADLRELLGIEHPILLGPFGGLSSVALTAAVSEAGGLGGFGLYGYSADRIRSTVDDLRAATARPFALNIWLPTGDEVAPGPQHTVFAQALEPFYEAVGLDVPARPQAYLPALEEQLDAIWEAAPAVLSVVFGVPSDAVVAEAHGRGIRVVGAATTVAEAVALAGSGVDAVVATGLEAGGHRVSFLRRAEDSLVGVLALVPQVVDAVDVPVIAAGGISDRRGVAAAFALGASAVQVGTAFLATAESAVNDAHRQAIRSTSADETVLTRAMSGRLARGARNRVVRAIEASGTIAPFPMQNWLTGRFRTAAGEQGLGELQSLWMGQGAPLADYPTAAEAFAELLAGVPRGA
- a CDS encoding DUF6412 domain-containing protein, translated to MSEWFGQMLGVVAAALGIVAVPDAAALGLAIALVALATLTIVVALSLAPPSASSAPHPLRAIDVSAMLAQSDPDAAGHPRPRAPGVAVAV